The Brachionichthys hirsutus isolate HB-005 chromosome 1, CSIRO-AGI_Bhir_v1, whole genome shotgun sequence genome has a window encoding:
- the tpma gene encoding tropomyosin alpha-1 chain isoform X1, with translation MDAIKKKMQMLKLDKENGMDRAEQAESDKKAAEDRSKQLEDDLAALQKKLKSTEDELEKYSEALKDAQEKLELAEKKATDAEGDVASLNRRIQLVEEELDRAQERLATALTKLEEAEKAADESERGMKVIENRAMKDEEKMELQEVQLKEAKHIAEEADRKYEEVARKLVIIESDLERTEERAELSEGKCSELEEELKTVQNNLKSLEAQAEKYSQKEDKYEEEIKVLTDRLKEAETRAEFAERSVAKLEKSIDDLEDELYAQKLKYKAISEELDHALNDMTSI, from the exons ATGGATGCCATCAAGAAGAAGATGCAGATGCTCAAGCTCGACAAGGAGAATGGCATGGACAGAGCTGAGCAGGCCGAGTCAGACAAGAAAGCAGCTGAGGACAGAAGCAAACAG CTTGAGGATGACCTGGCAGCACTCCAGAAGAAGTTGAAATCAACTGAGGATGAGTTGGAGAAATACTCTGAAGCCCTGAAGGATGCCCAGGAGAAACTGGAGCTTGCTGAGAAGAAAGCCACAGAT GCTGAGGGGGATGTCGCGTCCCTGAACAGGCGCATCCAGCTGGTTGAGGAAGAGTTGGACCGGGCTCAGGAGCGTCTGGCCACGGCTCTGACCAAGCTGGAGGAGGCTGAGAAGGCTGCGGATGAGAGTGAGAG gggcaTGAAGGTCATTGAGAACAGGGCGAtgaaggatgaggagaagatggagctgcaggaggtccaGTTGAAAGAGGCCAAACACATTGCAGAGGAGGCCGATCGCAAATATGAGGAG GTGGCTCGTAAGCTGGTGATCATTGAGAGTGACTTGGAACGTACAGAAGAGCGTGCGGAGCTTTCTGAAGG CAAATGCTCCGAGCTTGAAGAGGAGCTGAAAACCGTGCAGAACAACCTGAAGTCTCTGGAGGCCCAAGCAGAGAAG TATTCACAGAAGGAGGACAAGTATGAGGAGGAGATCAAGGTTCTCACCGACAGGCTGAAGGAG GCTGAGACCCGTGCCGAGTTTGCTGAGAGATCTGTCGCCAAGCTGGAGAAGAGCATCGATGACCTGGAGG ACGAGCTGTATGCCCAGAAACTGAAGTACAAGGCCATCAGCGAGGAGCTGGACCACGCCCTCAACGACATGACTTCCAT CTAA
- the tpma gene encoding tropomyosin alpha-1 chain isoform X2 has product MDAIKKKMQMLKLDKENGMDRAEQAESDKKAAEDRSKQLEDDLAALQKKLKSTEDELEKYSEALKDAQEKLELAEKKATDAEGDVASLNRRIQLVEEELDRAQERLATALTKLEEAEKAADESERGMKVIENRAMKDEEKMELQEVQLKEAKHIAEEADRKYEEVARKLVIIESDLERTEERAELSEGKCSELEEELKTVQNNLKSLEAQAEKYSQKEDKYEEEIKVLTDRLKEAETRAEFAERSVAKLEKSIDDLEDELYAQKLKYKAISEELDHALNDMTSM; this is encoded by the exons ATGGATGCCATCAAGAAGAAGATGCAGATGCTCAAGCTCGACAAGGAGAATGGCATGGACAGAGCTGAGCAGGCCGAGTCAGACAAGAAAGCAGCTGAGGACAGAAGCAAACAG CTTGAGGATGACCTGGCAGCACTCCAGAAGAAGTTGAAATCAACTGAGGATGAGTTGGAGAAATACTCTGAAGCCCTGAAGGATGCCCAGGAGAAACTGGAGCTTGCTGAGAAGAAAGCCACAGAT GCTGAGGGGGATGTCGCGTCCCTGAACAGGCGCATCCAGCTGGTTGAGGAAGAGTTGGACCGGGCTCAGGAGCGTCTGGCCACGGCTCTGACCAAGCTGGAGGAGGCTGAGAAGGCTGCGGATGAGAGTGAGAG gggcaTGAAGGTCATTGAGAACAGGGCGAtgaaggatgaggagaagatggagctgcaggaggtccaGTTGAAAGAGGCCAAACACATTGCAGAGGAGGCCGATCGCAAATATGAGGAG GTGGCTCGTAAGCTGGTGATCATTGAGAGTGACTTGGAACGTACAGAAGAGCGTGCGGAGCTTTCTGAAGG CAAATGCTCCGAGCTTGAAGAGGAGCTGAAAACCGTGCAGAACAACCTGAAGTCTCTGGAGGCCCAAGCAGAGAAG TATTCACAGAAGGAGGACAAGTATGAGGAGGAGATCAAGGTTCTCACCGACAGGCTGAAGGAG GCTGAGACCCGTGCCGAGTTTGCTGAGAGATCTGTCGCCAAGCTGGAGAAGAGCATCGATGACCTGGAGG ACGAGCTGTATGCCCAGAAACTGAAGTACAAGGCCATCAGCGAGGAGCTGGACCACGCCCTCAACGACATGACTTCCATGTAA
- the tpma gene encoding tropomyosin alpha-1 chain isoform X3: protein MDAIKKKMQMLKLDKENGMDRAEQAESDKKAAEDRSKQLEDDLAALQKKLKSTEDELEKYSEALKDAQEKLELAEKKATDAEGDVASLNRRIQLVEEELDRAQERLATALTKLEEAEKAADESERGMKVIENRAMKDEEKMELQEVQLKEAKHIAEEADRKYEEVARKLVIIESDLERTEERAELSEGKCSELEEELKTVQNNLKSLEAQAEKYSQKEDKYEEEIKVLTDRLKEAETRAEFAERSVAKLEKSIDDLEDKLSLSKEESRGAHLKLEQTLMEMCNI, encoded by the exons ATGGATGCCATCAAGAAGAAGATGCAGATGCTCAAGCTCGACAAGGAGAATGGCATGGACAGAGCTGAGCAGGCCGAGTCAGACAAGAAAGCAGCTGAGGACAGAAGCAAACAG CTTGAGGATGACCTGGCAGCACTCCAGAAGAAGTTGAAATCAACTGAGGATGAGTTGGAGAAATACTCTGAAGCCCTGAAGGATGCCCAGGAGAAACTGGAGCTTGCTGAGAAGAAAGCCACAGAT GCTGAGGGGGATGTCGCGTCCCTGAACAGGCGCATCCAGCTGGTTGAGGAAGAGTTGGACCGGGCTCAGGAGCGTCTGGCCACGGCTCTGACCAAGCTGGAGGAGGCTGAGAAGGCTGCGGATGAGAGTGAGAG gggcaTGAAGGTCATTGAGAACAGGGCGAtgaaggatgaggagaagatggagctgcaggaggtccaGTTGAAAGAGGCCAAACACATTGCAGAGGAGGCCGATCGCAAATATGAGGAG GTGGCTCGTAAGCTGGTGATCATTGAGAGTGACTTGGAACGTACAGAAGAGCGTGCGGAGCTTTCTGAAGG CAAATGCTCCGAGCTTGAAGAGGAGCTGAAAACCGTGCAGAACAACCTGAAGTCTCTGGAGGCCCAAGCAGAGAAG TATTCACAGAAGGAGGACAAGTATGAGGAGGAGATCAAGGTTCTCACCGACAGGCTGAAGGAG GCTGAGACCCGTGCCGAGTTTGCTGAGAGATCTGTCGCCAAGCTGGAGAAGAGCATCGATGACCTGGAGG ATAAACTCTCACTTTCTAAAGAAGAATCCCGTGGTGCAcacctgaagctggagcagacgCTAATGGAGATGTGTAATATCTGA
- the tpma gene encoding tropomyosin alpha-1 chain isoform X5 translates to MAVSSLEAVKKKIKSLQEQADTAENQAALLQQDLKRERRAKETAEGDVASLNRRIQLVEEELDRAQERLATALTKLEEAEKAADESERGMKVIENRAMKDEEKMELQEVQLKEAKHIAEEADRKYEEVARKLVIIESDLERTEERAELSEGKCSELEEELKTVQNNLKSLEAQAEKYSQKEDKYEEEIKVLTDRLKEAETRAEFAERSVAKLEKSIDDLEDELYAQKLKYKAISEELDHALNDMTSM, encoded by the exons atggccgtTAGCTCCCTGGAAGctgtgaagaagaaaatcaagTCGCTGCAGGAGCAGGCCGACACGGCGGAGAACCAGGCGGCGCTACTACAGCAGGATCTGAAACGGGAGCGACGGGCGAAGGAAACA GCTGAGGGGGATGTCGCGTCCCTGAACAGGCGCATCCAGCTGGTTGAGGAAGAGTTGGACCGGGCTCAGGAGCGTCTGGCCACGGCTCTGACCAAGCTGGAGGAGGCTGAGAAGGCTGCGGATGAGAGTGAGAG gggcaTGAAGGTCATTGAGAACAGGGCGAtgaaggatgaggagaagatggagctgcaggaggtccaGTTGAAAGAGGCCAAACACATTGCAGAGGAGGCCGATCGCAAATATGAGGAG GTGGCTCGTAAGCTGGTGATCATTGAGAGTGACTTGGAACGTACAGAAGAGCGTGCGGAGCTTTCTGAAGG CAAATGCTCCGAGCTTGAAGAGGAGCTGAAAACCGTGCAGAACAACCTGAAGTCTCTGGAGGCCCAAGCAGAGAAG TATTCACAGAAGGAGGACAAGTATGAGGAGGAGATCAAGGTTCTCACCGACAGGCTGAAGGAG GCTGAGACCCGTGCCGAGTTTGCTGAGAGATCTGTCGCCAAGCTGGAGAAGAGCATCGATGACCTGGAGG ACGAGCTGTATGCCCAGAAACTGAAGTACAAGGCCATCAGCGAGGAGCTGGACCACGCCCTCAACGACATGACTTCCATGTAA
- the tpma gene encoding tropomyosin alpha-1 chain isoform X6, protein MAVSSLEAVKKKIKSLQEQADTAENQAALLQQDLKRERRAKETAEGDVASLNRRIQLVEEELDRAQERLATALTKLEEAEKAADESERGMKVIENRAMKDEEKMELQEVQLKEAKHIAEEADRKYEEVARKLVIIESDLERTEERAELSEGKCSELEEELKTVQNNLKSLEAQAEKYSQKEDKYEEEIKVLTDRLKEAETRAEFAERSVAKLEKSIDDLEDKLSLSKEESRGAHLKLEQTLMEMCNI, encoded by the exons atggccgtTAGCTCCCTGGAAGctgtgaagaagaaaatcaagTCGCTGCAGGAGCAGGCCGACACGGCGGAGAACCAGGCGGCGCTACTACAGCAGGATCTGAAACGGGAGCGACGGGCGAAGGAAACA GCTGAGGGGGATGTCGCGTCCCTGAACAGGCGCATCCAGCTGGTTGAGGAAGAGTTGGACCGGGCTCAGGAGCGTCTGGCCACGGCTCTGACCAAGCTGGAGGAGGCTGAGAAGGCTGCGGATGAGAGTGAGAG gggcaTGAAGGTCATTGAGAACAGGGCGAtgaaggatgaggagaagatggagctgcaggaggtccaGTTGAAAGAGGCCAAACACATTGCAGAGGAGGCCGATCGCAAATATGAGGAG GTGGCTCGTAAGCTGGTGATCATTGAGAGTGACTTGGAACGTACAGAAGAGCGTGCGGAGCTTTCTGAAGG CAAATGCTCCGAGCTTGAAGAGGAGCTGAAAACCGTGCAGAACAACCTGAAGTCTCTGGAGGCCCAAGCAGAGAAG TATTCACAGAAGGAGGACAAGTATGAGGAGGAGATCAAGGTTCTCACCGACAGGCTGAAGGAG GCTGAGACCCGTGCCGAGTTTGCTGAGAGATCTGTCGCCAAGCTGGAGAAGAGCATCGATGACCTGGAGG ATAAACTCTCACTTTCTAAAGAAGAATCCCGTGGTGCAcacctgaagctggagcagacgCTAATGGAGATGTGTAATATCTGA
- the tpma gene encoding tropomyosin alpha-1 chain isoform X4 — translation MAVSSLEAVKKKIKSLQEQADTAENQAALLQQDLKRERRAKETAEGDVASLNRRIQLVEEELDRAQERLATALTKLEEAEKAADESERGMKVIENRAMKDEEKMELQEVQLKEAKHIAEEADRKYEEVARKLVIIESDLERTEERAELSEGKCSELEEELKTVQNNLKSLEAQAEKYSQKEDKYEEEIKVLTDRLKEAETRAEFAERSVAKLEKSIDDLEAKSLHPSAQKLVERRHPSPVQRSLTFSLLCLVSFTSAHWAVAATIHLFIIHTDLMLSVK, via the exons atggccgtTAGCTCCCTGGAAGctgtgaagaagaaaatcaagTCGCTGCAGGAGCAGGCCGACACGGCGGAGAACCAGGCGGCGCTACTACAGCAGGATCTGAAACGGGAGCGACGGGCGAAGGAAACA GCTGAGGGGGATGTCGCGTCCCTGAACAGGCGCATCCAGCTGGTTGAGGAAGAGTTGGACCGGGCTCAGGAGCGTCTGGCCACGGCTCTGACCAAGCTGGAGGAGGCTGAGAAGGCTGCGGATGAGAGTGAGAG gggcaTGAAGGTCATTGAGAACAGGGCGAtgaaggatgaggagaagatggagctgcaggaggtccaGTTGAAAGAGGCCAAACACATTGCAGAGGAGGCCGATCGCAAATATGAGGAG GTGGCTCGTAAGCTGGTGATCATTGAGAGTGACTTGGAACGTACAGAAGAGCGTGCGGAGCTTTCTGAAGG CAAATGCTCCGAGCTTGAAGAGGAGCTGAAAACCGTGCAGAACAACCTGAAGTCTCTGGAGGCCCAAGCAGAGAAG TATTCACAGAAGGAGGACAAGTATGAGGAGGAGATCAAGGTTCTCACCGACAGGCTGAAGGAG GCTGAGACCCGTGCCGAGTTTGCTGAGAGATCTGTCGCCAAGCTGGAGAAGAGCATCGATGACCTGGAGG CTAAATCTTTACATCCCTCCGCTCAGAAGCTGGTTGAGCGTCGTCATCCCTCTCCTGTGCAGCGCAGCCTAACTTTCAGCCTCCTCTGTCTTGTTTCTTTTACCTCTGCACATTGGGCTGTTGCTGCCACCATCCATTTGTTCATCATTCATACAGACTTAAtgctttctgtaaaataa
- the fbxo22 gene encoding F-box only protein 22: MCENQDFNLALVDSKAEYVLSNVAEVVERMLMFVPTKSLLRISSVCRLWRNCARRVLRTQQQLAFVSASGPSNREVHALYSSLPEEVEKVFLLPKTVLAMVDFESFNGHTYWCRQSKAKKSRHSLDTVDELKLLFPKGCSIVGIATPGIVLTPSGSCSGCPQEYQEGEAGFAIMFPNIEGVHIKPFHFCKKSISPTALKEAGLVDNPELRVVLLFVYEAYKSGGARFLRQILEPLAESKALIAGGIVESVFSPTRHCCSQGAYGVVGLALSGSKVQGASVLLGQDISNPKAAEATIRRLKAAKIPERNTLGFMFACVGRGQNFYNNVLNVEADAFHKVFPNTPLFGLFGNGEIGCDRIIKDDYTLRGTVTDSLQHEYTTVMTLVHLG, from the exons ATGTGTGAAAATCAAGATTTTAACCTTGCATTAGTAGATAGTAAGGCTGAATATGTACTCAGCAATGTCGCCGAGGTGGTTGAGCGGATGTTGATGTTCGTGCCAACGAAGTCGCTTCTCCGTATCTCAAG tgtgtgcaGGCTATGGAGAAACTGTGCGCGTAGAGTGCTGagaacgcagcagcagctggcgtTTGTGTCCGCCTCTGGACCGTCCAACAGAGAAGTCCATGCGCTCTACAGCAGCCTGCCCGAagaggtcgag AAAGTGTTTCTCCTGCCCAAAACGGTTCTGGCCATGGTTGACTTTGAATCTTTCAATGGACATACTTATTGGTGCAGACAGAGTAAAG CAAAAAAGAGTCGCCACAGTCTGGACACAGTTGACGAACTGAAACTGCTCTTCCCTAAAGGCTGCAGCATCGTGGGCATCGCCACACCAGGCATAGTCT TGACTCCCAGCGGCTCCTGCTCCGGCTGTCCTCAGGAGTACCAGGAAGGGGAGGCGGGCTTCGCAATCATGTTCCCCAATATTGAAGGAGTTCACATCAAGCCCTTTCATTTTTGCAAGAAGTCCATCTCTCCAACAGCCCTGAAAGAAGCAG GACTAGTTGACAACCCCGAGCTGCGCGTCGTCCTCCTGTTTGTTTATGAGGCATATAAATCTGGAGGAGCGCGCTTCCTCAGACAGATACTGGAGCCTCTGGCCGAAAGCAAAGCTCTCATCGCTGGAGGGATTGTAGAAAGTGTCTTCTCTCCTACCAGACACTG CTGTAGCCAGGGTGCATACGGTGTGGTGGGTCTGGCCCTCAGCGGTTCCAAGGTACAGGGGGCGTCGGTGCTCTTGGGCCAAGACATCAGCAACCCAAAGGCGGCCGAAGCCACCATTAGGCGGCTAAAAGCAGCCAAAATTCCAGAGAGGAACACCCTCGGGTTCATGTTTGCCTGCGTTGGGAGAGGCCAGAACTTCTACAACAACGTGCTGAATGTAGAGGCGGACGCCTTTCACAAGGTGTTCCCCAACACGCCGCTCTTCGGCCTGTTCGGGAACGGCGAGATCGGCTGCGACAGGATCATCAAAGACGACTACACCCTGCGTGGCACTGTCACAGACAGTCTGCAGCACGAGTACACCACAGTCATGACTCTGGTCCATCTCGGCTGA